The Fluviicola sp. genome segment GAGATTATCAACGGCTGTATTGCTAGGTGCAGTGACCAACACTTTCTTTCCGCGTTTTACCAATTCTTCAATGGCAATGGAAAGTGTATGCGTTTTTCCTGTTCCCGGAGGACCTTGAATCACCGTCGTCAGTTCGGGACTTAAAATTGCCCCGACTGCTTTTTGCTGGGATTCGTTGAGTGTAGGATAGGAGAAAACAGCGGTTTCATGCACTGTTTGAAAACTGCTTTCAAATTCCTGCAGGTGTTTCTGTTCTTTCAGGAAGCGCAGGCCTAAATGCATGCATTCCAAGGTGCGGTCGTCAGGCGTGAAATCTACCCGGATAGCATCTTCACGCAGGTTTCCTTCAATTTCTTCCTTGCAGAAAAGGAGCAGGGAATAAGCATTCAACTCAGCTATACGAGCTTTGTAAGATTTATCCGCTACGTACAATAAAACCGTTGCTCCCCGCTTGAAAAAGGTATTGTTGATCACGAAGGAAGTTTCCAACTGGTAAAAATCACCGTCTATGCCACTGCGAATGTCTGCAATTTCACAAGGGAATAAACTCAATCCCTGTTTGCGCAACTCATTGGGGGAAGCCTTTAAATGTTCGGCTGCCAATGCCTGAGAGTAGGAAATTTCTTCCTTTACGGCCTGTTCCAAATGAGGGTGTAACGCTTGCATGGTTTGTTTTGATCCACGAAGATAAAGTTTCCCACAGACGTGCACAGATGAACGCGGGTGAAAAACTTCATTTAATTTCAAATAATAGAGTAATCAAACTTCTGTTCTTCCGTGTTCCTCTGTGGGAGATTTTTGTTATGAAATCACGTTATTTTCGTTCTCGAATTTGCGGTAAGAAAGCATAATTGCAATTACGGCCAGTACCACCATCACCCCGAAAGCGATAGCTACCAAATGCCATTCCAGCGTTCCGGCGATCAATTCTTTCGTTGCCAAAACAATATTCACTACCGGGATCAAAGCCGTTACTTCATTCAATTCCACGCCCGGGAAAAATCCTACCATGGCCGGTAAAATGATCAACAGGTTGAGCGGGGAAATGATACTTTGTGCTTCCTTGAAGCTCTTGGCACGAACCGATATCGGGATCATAATTCCTGCAAAGAAGATGATCAGCGGGCAAAGCAAGGCGTAAAGCATGACGATGAATGTGGGTGATAGAATGTCTTTAATAGCCTGAAGAACAACCGGGTCTTTTACCAGGTTCAGGACTTCGATCGATAAATAAATTCCCAGTAAGTTAAAGGTCGCAGCCAGTAGACCGGAAAGCACCACCACTCCCATTTTCCCGAAAAGGATTTTCCAGCGCGGAACAGGAGTAGTCAGTAAAGTTTCGATCGTGGCACGTTCTTTTTCTCCTGTGAACAAATCAATTGCGGGGAACATACAGCCCATAAATCCGAAAGCAATAAACAGGTACGGGAGGAATCCGCCTGCCAGTTTCCCGATCATTTCCTTGCTGGATGCCACATTGGAATAAGCCATCACGAAAGGTGTAATTTTAGCTTCGTCGATTTTCAATTCGGCATAACGCTGTTTTTTCCAGTTTTCCTGCACGAAAGTCAAATAAGCATCTGCACGTTCTTTCATTCCCAGATCCGTTCCGTCATGGAAAACAGTTACCGAAATAGGTTTCATGGCACTTTTCAGTTGTTCGGCATTATTAGGCACATAAATCCCCACCTGGATCGAATCTTCACGGATTGCCTGAATTAACGAAAGAGTATCTGTAAACGGAATAAACTCCTTCTTTCCGAGCACTTCCGGAACTTTCAGTAAATCGGCTTCCAAACTTCCCACCTGGTTGCTTACTAACCCGATTTTCACTTTTTTCTCAGCGGCTTTTTTCTGGAAACTTTCGGATACAGACATGAAGATGCTCATGATCATCGGGAAAACCAATGTGGGGATGACGATCATCATCATAACTGTTCTGCGGTCGCGCAGGGTATCGCGTAATTCCTTTTTAAATACGGTAAAGATCATAGTGCTTCGGATTTTTTATCGTTAACAATTCGGATAAACTCTGCAGTGAGGTTTGGCGCCTGCTGTTGTGCACGGAATGCTTCCATGGTGTCGTTAAACAGGACTTTTCCTTTGTGAATGATGGTAATGTCATCACACAACAAGTCTACTTCTCCCATGATGTGACTGGAAAAGATGACGGTTTTTCCCTGGTTTTTGCAATCGCGGATAAGCTGGATGATGTTTTCAGCTGTAATCACGTCCAGGCCGCTTGTAGGTTCGTCGAAAATAACGACTTGCGGATCGTGGATCATGGTCCGGCAAATCGAAACTTTTTGTTTCATCCCGGTGCTCAGTTTCCCAATGCGTTTGTTCTGGAAATCATGCATGTCGAGCAGGTCGTACAACTTTTTCTTACGCATGTCGATGTCGTTCTTTGAAACACCGTATAGCTCGCCGAAATAAGCAATGAGTTCGTTGGGAGTGAGCCGGGCATAAAGTCCTGCAGAGCCGGTTAAAAAACCGATGTGTTTGCGTGCTTCCTGCGGATTTTTCACTGCGTCGATATTATCTATGACAATCGTTCCTTTGGTAGGCTTGAAAATCGTAGATAACATCCGGAGTGTAGTAGTTTTTCCGGCACCGTTCGGACCAAGAAGCGCATGGACACGTCCGGGAAGACACTCGAAGCTGATATCGTCGACTGCCAGTACCGAATCCTGCGTGGTTCCCAATTCTTTCTTCTGCTGTCTGTTTAAAGTAAAAGATTTACTGAGATGAGAGATTTGAATCATAGATGTGAGATTATCCCACTAAAGT includes the following:
- a CDS encoding ABC transporter permease encodes the protein MIFTVFKKELRDTLRDRRTVMMMIVIPTLVFPMIMSIFMSVSESFQKKAAEKKVKIGLVSNQVGSLEADLLKVPEVLGKKEFIPFTDTLSLIQAIREDSIQVGIYVPNNAEQLKSAMKPISVTVFHDGTDLGMKERADAYLTFVQENWKKQRYAELKIDEAKITPFVMAYSNVASSKEMIGKLAGGFLPYLFIAFGFMGCMFPAIDLFTGEKERATIETLLTTPVPRWKILFGKMGVVVLSGLLAATFNLLGIYLSIEVLNLVKDPVVLQAIKDILSPTFIVMLYALLCPLIIFFAGIMIPISVRAKSFKEAQSIISPLNLLIILPAMVGFFPGVELNEVTALIPVVNIVLATKELIAGTLEWHLVAIAFGVMVVLAVIAIMLSYRKFENENNVIS
- a CDS encoding ATP-binding cassette domain-containing protein; protein product: MIQISHLSKSFTLNRQQKKELGTTQDSVLAVDDISFECLPGRVHALLGPNGAGKTTTLRMLSTIFKPTKGTIVIDNIDAVKNPQEARKHIGFLTGSAGLYARLTPNELIAYFGELYGVSKNDIDMRKKKLYDLLDMHDFQNKRIGKLSTGMKQKVSICRTMIHDPQVVIFDEPTSGLDVITAENIIQLIRDCKNQGKTVIFSSHIMGEVDLLCDDITIIHKGKVLFNDTMEAFRAQQQAPNLTAEFIRIVNDKKSEAL